In a genomic window of Actinomycetota bacterium:
- a CDS encoding DNA-formamidopyrimidine glycosylase family protein has protein sequence MPELPEVEITARLLGDAVAGAEVESAQATGISTLKSYDPPLSALAGRRVTGMRRRGKHLVVDFEGELCMLIHLMSAGRFQLFDKRGSIRDKTSRLLIRLSDGRELRLREFGTRQSCWAKLLPAEALDAEPAVATLGPEAWPDPPPFGPLLSYPRPLNSLLRDQKVIAGIGRSWADEILHRAMLSPFKRGDDLTEEEAEALREATVSILGGAIEHYTNVLNVPIPDKLPLPLTVHHHIGEPCPRCGTPIQAVHFEDHDMCYCPACQTGGRSLKDRRLSRLLK, from the coding sequence AGAGATCACGGCTCGCCTGCTGGGCGACGCTGTGGCGGGGGCCGAGGTGGAGTCGGCGCAGGCCACCGGCATCAGCACCCTGAAGAGCTACGACCCGCCGCTGAGCGCCCTCGCCGGCCGCAGGGTCACCGGCATGCGCCGCCGGGGAAAACATCTCGTCGTCGACTTCGAAGGCGAGCTCTGCATGCTGATCCACCTCATGTCGGCCGGCCGGTTCCAGCTGTTCGACAAGCGGGGATCGATCCGAGACAAGACCTCAAGGCTGCTGATCCGGCTCAGCGACGGCCGGGAGCTCCGGTTGAGGGAGTTCGGGACCCGCCAGTCCTGCTGGGCAAAGCTGCTGCCCGCAGAAGCCCTGGATGCCGAGCCGGCGGTCGCCACCCTGGGGCCGGAGGCCTGGCCCGACCCACCGCCTTTCGGCCCGCTGCTGAGTTACCCGCGTCCGCTGAACAGCCTTCTTCGTGACCAGAAGGTGATCGCCGGGATCGGAAGGAGCTGGGCGGATGAGATCCTGCACCGGGCGATGCTTTCGCCGTTCAAGAGGGGGGACGACCTCACAGAGGAGGAAGCCGAGGCGCTTCGGGAGGCCACGGTGAGCATCCTCGGAGGCGCCATCGAGCACTACACCAACGTCCTGAATGTGCCGATCCCCGACAAGCTGCCGCTGCCGCTGACGGTCCACCACCACATCGGCGAGCCGTGCCCCAGGTGCGGAACCCCGATCCAGGCGGTCCACTTCGAGGACCACGACATGTGCTACTGCCCGGCGTGCCAAACGGGCGGCAGGTCGTTGAAGGACCGCAGGCTGTCCCGGCTGCTGAAGTGA